In the Helicoverpa armigera isolate CAAS_96S chromosome 28, ASM3070526v1, whole genome shotgun sequence genome, one interval contains:
- the LOC110382565 gene encoding zinc finger protein OZF, with protein MERMHNLAKSLLQQTQELSELDCDFKTVFIAVDSCNSDVELYYDKYQNSNDQTLLQKRFQKLLNDSLNLYIDFELEPKCSSKSEESKTTKKRKSIPLSDIVLNKDDLNNLKCKFCLKIFPTAMKIKQHYVSQHGPKKFQCTKCPKSFRTVGFQKAHMKFSHCDLYCSFCGKNFDKFRNLKNHEQSHVSCLCCKTCGKTYKVKKSYIHHIENKMCKKLRKSNVESIFECDYCGKKYSQKHNLVIHIRFAHENGKAFACGSCSKTFAFKSKLEAHIVKHTKQKNHDCTECGKRFASKTTLLVHTRTHTGEKPYKCEYCEMSFSSSSRRWDHVKGEHTERNMECDICHGRFKRNKTLNRHRKLHFDIRSRLYQNKPSKMSLSIEKK; from the coding sequence ATGGAAAGAATGCACAATTTAGCTAAATCTCTTCTGCAACAGACTCAAGAGCTCAGTGAACTTGATTGTGATTTTAAAACAGTATTCATAGCAGTGGACTCGTGTAATTCTGATGTTGaattatattatgataaataCCAAAACTCAAATGACCAAACTTTGTTACAAAAGAGAtttcaaaaactattgaatgaCTCTCTAAACCTATACATTGATTTTGAGTTGGAGCCAAAGTGCAGCAGTAAAAGCGAAGAGTCAAAGACAACTAAGAAGAGGAAGTCCATTCCACTTAGTGATATAGTACTCAATAAAGATGacctaaataatttaaaatgtaagttttgcTTGAAAATCTTCCCAACAGCTATGAAgataaaacaacattatgtaAGCCAACATGGACCAAAAAAATTTCAGTGTACAAAATGTCCAAAAAGTTTTAGGACTGTAGGTTTCCAGAAAGCGCATATGAAGTTCAGTCACTGTGATCTTTACTGCAGCTTTTGTGGCAAGAATTTCGATAAATTTCGCAATCTCAAAAATCATGAACAAAGTCATGTGTCATGCCTCTGTTGTAAAACCTGTGGTAAAACATACAAAGTAAAGAAATCATACATTCATcacattgaaaacaaaatgtgtAAAAAGTTGAGAAAGTCAAACGTTGAATCCATATTTGAATGTGATTACTGTGGTAAAAAGTATTCTCAGAAACATAATTTAGTTATTCACATTCGCTTTGCTCATGAAAATGGGAAAGCTTTTGCGTGTGGTAGTTGCAGTAAAACTTTTGCTTTTAAAAGCAAGCTAGAAGCTCATATtgtaaaacatacaaaacaaaagaatcatGACTGTACGGAATGCGGAAAAAGGTTTGCGTCAAAGACTACACTGCTTGTTCACACAAGAACACACACTGGTGAGAAGCCATACAAGTGTGAATATTGTGAAATGTCATTTTCGTCCTCATCTCGTCGCTGGGACCATGTGAAGGGAGAGCATACAGAGAGAAACATGGAATGTGATATTTGTCATGGAAGATTTAAACGAAACAAGACCTTAAATAGACATAGAAAATTGCATTTTGATATTAGGAGCAGATTGTATCAAAACAAGCCAAGTAAAATGAGTCTAAGCATAGAGAAAAAATGA
- the LOC110382563 gene encoding zinc finger protein 26: protein MLQESELNILVSNVLAENRFSHCRLCLTEIQDHYVRFHDSVSVDATSFVTLSEILTKVLGAEICDEIAGIDAVCMSCVDKALESMKFLLLCEKSNNLLDNVFNNLTNTLSVHIDATKPDHNLYIEVGEQESQLILVNNEAKKKKAVPKDMLSCSTCNEQYKDILELTLHNKTTHGTYTCEKCHETVDSESELIAHEDSQQTHMCAECNTFRCTEESLKQHQDKYHGLFVCKDCGKSFKNLDKLQIHEQKHKSKSECPKCGKSYNTKGFFLKHVKLCLEDLLDPHPIRSNIKKTHFCDKCGKGYSTPGGLRVHNRFVHGNAKPHVCKYCNKQFTAPSYLKVHMVKHTGEKNFKCDLCSRQFVSKEALLYHTRRHIGDKPYSCTLCDEKFVNASARAEHIKFKHVGPTLMCEICSRKFFTPNFLRQHIKKHHDPSNKLYAGRSLIPPNVPAVENMRVRFID from the exons ATGCTACAagaatctgaattaaatattctTGTATCTAACGTGTTGGCcgaaaatcggttcagccattgTCGATTATGTTTGACGGAAATTCAAGATCACTATGTACGTTTCCACGATTCTGTATCGGTGGACGCCACAAGTTTTGTAACGCTTTCTGAAATTCTTACTAAAGTTTTGGGCGCAGAA ATCTGCGATGAGATTGCTGGCATTGATGCAGTCTGTATGTCATGTGTTGATAAAGCACTTGAATCCATGAAATTCCTGCTACTATGtgaaaaatctaataatttacTGGACAATGTCTTCAATAACCTTACAAACACACTCAGTGTTCATATTGATGCCACCAAACCAGACCATAATCTCTACATAGAAGTTGGTGAACAGGAATCCCAACTAATTTTAGTTAACAATGAAGCTAAGAAGAAGAAAGCTGTACCAAAAGATATGCTTAGCTGTTCTACATGCAATGAGCAGTACAAAGATATTTTGGAGTTAACTCTCCATAACAAAACAACTCATGGCACATACACTTGTGAGAAGTGCCATGAAACAGTAGATAGTGAAAGTGAACTTATTGCCCATGAAGATAGTCAACAGACTCACATGTGTGCAGAATGCAACACCTTCCGATGCACCGAGGAGAGCTTGAAACAACACCAGGATAAATACCACGGTCTGTTCGTGTGCAAAGACTGTGGCAAGTCTTTCAAAAATTTAGATAAACTACAAATCCatgaacaaaaacataaatccAAAAGTGAATGTCCTAAGTGTGGTAAAAGCTATAACACAAAGGGATTCTTTTTGAAACATGTGAAGTTATGTCTGGAAGACCTTTTAGACCCACACCCAATAAGGAGCAATATTAAAAAGACCCACTTTTGTGACAAATGCGGTAAGGGCTACAGCACCCCTGGGGGGTTACGGGTACATAATAGATTTGTGCATGGTAATGCAAAGCCACATGtctgtaaatattgtaacaaaCAGTTCACGGCACCAAGCTATCTGAAAGTTCACATGGTGAAGCATACTGGAGAAAAGAATTTCAAGTGTGATTTGTGTAGCAGACAGTTTGTCTCCAAGGAGGCATTATTGTACCACACTAGAAGACACATAGGAGACAAGCCATACAGTTGCACATTGTGTGATGAAAAGTTTGTCAATGCGTCAGCTAGGGCTGAACATATCAAATTTAAGCATGTTGGTCCAACCCTGATGTGTGAGATCTGTTCTCGTAAATTCTTTACCCCCAACTTCCTGAGGCAGCATATAAAGAAGCATCATGATCCTTCCAATAAGCTGTATGCTGGCAGGAGTCTGATACCACCCAATGTTCCAGCTGTTGAGAATATGAGAGTTAGATTCAttgattaa